One segment of Panicum virgatum strain AP13 chromosome 1K, P.virgatum_v5, whole genome shotgun sequence DNA contains the following:
- the LOC120688584 gene encoding probable LRR receptor-like serine/threonine-protein kinase At3g47570, which produces MCIHFHKHNGASALPSTYSKMISLGASRIELIPLLVFLIFSCSLPLATSDDTDTDRQALLCFKSQISDPSGALVSWSNISLNFCNWQGVTCSAQIPFQVMALNLSSEGLGGPVPPCVGNLSAIRSIDLSNNAFRGSIPNELGSLSQIIYLNLSINSLDGHIPAELSSCSHLQVLSLWKNSLQGEIPPSLTKCIHLQQVALNNNKLQGSIPAGFGLLRELETLDLSNNALTGNIPSLLGSSPSLVYLDLGVNQLTGGIPEFLANSSSLQLLRLMQNSLTGEIPPSLFNTSTLTAIYLQSNKLVGPIPTVTATAAPIKMLILAQNSLTGEIPASLGNLSSLIRLSLAVNNLVGSIPESLSNIPSLERLILTINNLSGPVPQSIFNMSSLKFLEMANNSLTARLPQDIGYKLPNLQSLILSKTQLSGGIPASLVNASKLEMIYLVSTGLSGIVPSFGSLPNLQELDLSYNQLEPGDWSFLSSLANCSQLKWLFLDGNGMRGSLPSSIGNLPSQLEWLWLNQNKFTGGIPMEIGNLRSLKVLYMDLNLFSGSIPPTIGNLSNLLVLSFAQNNLSGYVPDSIGNLDQLTEFYLDGNNFSGNIPESLGQWRQLQKLNVSHNSFDGSIPSEIFNISSLSQSLDLSNNFFTGPIPMEIGRLINLGSISISNNRLTGDIPSTLGKCVLLEFLHMDGNFLTGNIPESLMNLKSIKEMDLSRNKLTGKIPEFLALLSSLQALNLSLNDFEGPVPSSGIFSNSSRVFLKGNHRLCANTSGSSLPLCQELGSKGGNKSVILKIVIPIAVSAVVILLLCSIVILVRRSKEEPSLQHCSVHIEKITYEDIAKATNGFSQVNLVGLGSFGAVYRGILLFEDDPVAIKVFNLNQYGAPKSFVSECEALRTTRHRNLVKVITLCSTVDPTGSDFKALIFQYMPNGSLERWLHPKDHSYDKERFLSLGERINISLDIAYALDYLHNQCPTPIIHCDLKPSNVLLDLEMTAYVSDFGLARFMCTTSTAVPANSTSFANLKGSIGYIPPEYGMGGPISSKGDVYSYGILLLEMFTGRCPTDEKFKDGMSLRRHVATNFPDAIAEILDPTMLQNDIDGGNSEIIQSCVLPMLKLGLLCSMASPRDRLGMGQVSAAIVDIKHAFLELYSGGISVSDM; this is translated from the exons ATGTGTATTCACTTTCATAAGCACAACGGAGCTTCGGCATTGCCCAGCACCTACAGCAAGATGATTAGCTTAGGTGCATCCCGTATAGAGCTCATACCACTTCTGGTTTTTCTCATCTTCTCATGCTCCTTGCCATTAGCAACTAGTGATGACACCGATACTGATCGACAAGCCCTCCTCTGCTTCAAGTCTCAAATCTCTGATCCCAGTGGAGCCTTAGTCTCTTGGAGCAACATATCCCTTAACTTCTGCAACTGGCAAGGTGTTACGTGCAGCGCACAGATCCCATTTCAAGTCATGGCACTAAACCTGAGCTCTGAAGGTCTTGGTGGCCCAGTACCACCTTGTGTAGGCAACCTGAGTGCCATTAGAAGCATTGACTTGTCAAACAATGCATTCCGTGGAAGCATCCCAAATGAACTTGGGAGCCTGAGCCAAATCATCTACCTCAACCTCAGCATCAACTCACTTGATGGACATATCCCAGCTGAGCTATCTTCCTGCAGCCATCTCCAGGTTCTCAGCTTATGGAAAAACTCCCTTCAAGGTGAGATCCCACCAAGCTTAACCAAATGCATTCATCTCCAGCAAGTTGCACTAAACAACAATAAGTTGCAAGGAAGCATCCCAGCTGGGTTTGGGCTGCTTCGTGAGCTGGAAACTTTGGACCTGTCCAACAATGCCCTCACAGGCAATATACCATCATTGCTGGGCAGCAGCCCATCTCTTGTCTATCTTGATCTTGGGGTTAATCAGCTAACAGGAGGAATACCAGAGTTCTTGGCAAATAGCTCATCTCTTCAACTTCTTAGGCTCATGCAAAATAGCCTTACTGGGGAGATCCCCCCGTCGCTCTTCAACACTTCCACTCTGACTGCCATTTACCTCCAGAGTAACAAATTAGTTGGCCCAATACCAACTGTCACAGCAACTGCTGCACCTATTAAAATGCTAATTCTAGCCCAGAATAGTCTTACAGGTGAGATACCAGCCTCACTGGGCAACCTTTCCTCCCTGATTCGTTTGTCGCTTGCAGTAAATAACTTGGTTGGAAGCATTCCAGAAAGCTTAAGTAACATCCCTTCCCTTGAGAGGCTGATTCTCACAATCAACAACTTGTCTGGACCAGTGCCTCAGTCTATTTTCAACATGTCTTCTTTGAAATTTCTAGAAATGGCCAATAACTCACTCACCGCACGGCTGCCACAAGACATTGGCTACAAGCTTCCAAACCTGCAGAGCTTGATTCTGTCAAAAACACAATTGAGTGGGGGAATTCCGGCTTCTCTTGTAAATGCATCCAAGCTAGAAATGATTTATCTTGTCAGCACTGGACTCAGTGGGATAGTGCCATCCTTTGGGTCCTTACCAAACCTGCAGGAGCTTGATCTTTCCTACAACCAGCTTGAACCAGGTGATTGgagctttctctcatcccttgCAAACTGTTCTCAACTAAAATGGCTATTCTTGGATGGGAATGGTATGCGAGGAAGTTTGCCAAGTTCCATTGGTAACCTTCCCTCGCAACTGGAGTGGCTATGGCTCAATCAAAACAAATTTACTGGAGGAATTCCAATGGAGATAGGAAACCTTAGGAGCCTCAAAGTGTTGTATATGGATCTGAACCTGTTCAGTGGTAGTATACCACCTACCATAGGAAATTTGAGCAATTTATTGGTTCTAAGCTTTGCACAAAATAACCTTTCTGGATATGTTCCGGACTCTATTGGCAACCTTGATCAACTAACTGAGTTTTATCTGGATGGGAACAACTTCAGTGGGAACATACCTGAAAGTTTAGGCCAATGGAGACAATTACAGAAGTTGAATGTCTCTCACAATTCCTTCGACGGAAGCATCCCAAGTGAGATCTTCAATATCTCATCACTTTCCCAAAGCTTGGATTTGTCAAACAATTTCTTTACTGGGCCCATACCGATGGAGATTGGCAGGCTCATCAATCTTGGAAGCATTAGTATTTCCAATAACCGCTTGACTGGTGATATTCCATCTACTCTAGGTAAGTGTGTGCTTTTGGAATTTCTTCACATGGATGGGAATTTTCTTACAGGAAATATTCCAGAATCTCTCATGAACTTGAAAAGCATCAAGGAAATGGATCTCTCTAGAAACAAATTGACAGGGAAAATTCCAGAGTTCCTCGCCTTGTTGAGTTCTTTGCAGGCACTCAATCTGTCACTAAATGATTTTGAAGGACCAGTACCATCAAGTGGTATCTTCAGCAATTCCAGCAGAGTGTTCCTGAAAGGAAACCACCGGTTATGTGCAAATACTTCAGGATCAAGCCTGCCCCTTTGCCAAGAATTGGGATCAAAGGGGGGAAACAAATCTGTTATTTTGAAGATAGTGATCCCGATTGCAGTGTCAGCTGTTGTAATTTTATTGTTATGTTCAATTGTCATTCTTGTCAGGAGAAGCAAAGAGGAACCAAGTTTGCAGCACTGCAGCGTGCACATAGAGAAAATAACATATGAAGACATTGCCAAGGCTACAAATGGGTTCTCTCAAGTAAACTTGGTTGGCTTGGGATCCTTCGGTGCTGTTTACAGGGGCATTTTGCTTTTTGAGGATGATCCGGTTGCTATTAAGGTTTTTAACCTTAACCAGTATGGAGCACCCAAAAGCTTTGTTTCGGAGTGTGAAGCATTAAGAACTACTCGCCACCGGAATCTTGTCAAAGTCATTACTTTATGCTCTACAGTTGATCCTACTGGTTCAGATTTTAAAGCACTTATCTTTCAATATATGCCAAATGGGAGCCTTGAAAGGTGGCTACACCCCAAGGACCATAGTTATGACAAGGAAAGATTCCTTAGTTTGGGGGAAAGGATTAACATATCTCTGGACATTGCATATGCTTTAGATTATCTCCATAACCAATGTCCAACTCCAATAATACATTGTGACCTGAAGCCGAGCAATGTTCTTTTAGATCTTGAAATGACTGCATATGTCAGTGACTTTGGGTTGGCAAGATTCATGTGTACTACTTCAACTGCAGTGCCTGCTAATTCTACAAGTTTCGCCAATCTCAAAGGATCCATTGGATATATTCCACCAG AATATGGCATGGGTGGACCAATCTCATCGAAGGGTGATGTATACAGCTATGGAATTCTTTTGCTAGAGATGTTCACTGGAAGATGCCCTACTGATGAGAAATTCAAGGATGGCATGAGCCTCCGCAGACATGTGGCAACAAATTTTCCTGATGCCATAGCAGAGATTTTAGACCCTACTATGCTACAAAACGACATAGATGGTGGAAATTCGGAAATAATACAGAGCTGTGTCCTCCCAATGCTAAAGTTGGGCCTCTTGTGCTCCATGGCATCGCCACGAGATCGATTAGGAATGGGACAAGTTTCTGCTGCAATAGTCGATATCAAACATGCATTTCTTGAGCTTTACAGTGGGGGAATCAGCGTGAGTGATATGTAA